In Mycobacterium gallinarum, a single window of DNA contains:
- a CDS encoding MBL fold metallo-hydrolase gives MKFVQYYLDCLSHASYLVGDETTGRAVVVDPQRDIAEYLADAKELGLTIELVIETHFHADFLSGHLELAKATGAKIVFSSVAETEFESMGVADGERYSLGDVTLEFRHTPGHTPESMSIVVYEHADDEIPYGVLTGDALFIGDVGRPDLLASIGFTREELADKLYDSLHNKLMTLPDATRVYPAHGAGSACGKNLSTDLWSTMGDQKATNYALRAPDKATFMSLVTEGQPPAPGYFVYDAILNRKDRELLDETKMPAEMTYEQVRRAIDNGAVLVDGRTPEEFALGHLRGAINIGLEGRYAEFAGSVLPSDVDIVLFTEPGQELEGKNRLARIGFDRVIGYVADPFEVMLSHQDDVQVASRLTAKTFDQRASELTDLQIVDVRNPGEVEAGTIPNAIPIPVGQLPTRLDELDATKPTVVYCAGGYRSSVAASLLRHNGFTDVSDILGGFGAWDESHQNA, from the coding sequence ATGAAATTCGTCCAGTACTACCTGGATTGTCTGTCCCACGCCTCATACCTGGTGGGCGACGAAACAACAGGCCGCGCAGTCGTCGTCGACCCGCAACGCGACATCGCTGAATACCTGGCCGACGCCAAGGAACTGGGTCTGACGATCGAACTCGTCATCGAGACCCACTTCCACGCCGACTTCCTGTCCGGCCACCTCGAGTTGGCCAAGGCAACAGGCGCGAAGATCGTGTTCTCCTCCGTCGCGGAAACCGAGTTCGAGTCGATGGGGGTGGCCGACGGTGAACGCTATTCACTCGGTGACGTCACACTCGAGTTCCGGCACACCCCGGGCCACACGCCAGAGTCGATGTCGATCGTGGTCTATGAGCACGCCGACGACGAGATTCCGTACGGCGTCCTCACCGGCGACGCTCTCTTCATCGGCGACGTCGGCCGCCCGGACCTGCTGGCCTCGATCGGCTTCACCCGCGAGGAACTGGCGGACAAGCTCTACGACTCGCTGCACAACAAATTGATGACGCTGCCTGACGCCACCCGGGTCTATCCCGCCCATGGGGCGGGCTCCGCGTGCGGTAAGAACCTCTCGACCGACCTGTGGTCGACGATGGGTGACCAGAAGGCGACCAATTACGCACTGCGGGCTCCCGACAAGGCGACCTTCATGAGCCTCGTCACCGAAGGTCAGCCGCCCGCGCCGGGCTACTTCGTCTACGACGCGATCCTCAACCGCAAGGACCGCGAACTGCTCGATGAAACCAAGATGCCGGCGGAGATGACTTACGAGCAGGTCCGCAGGGCGATCGACAACGGCGCCGTCCTGGTCGACGGACGGACCCCCGAAGAGTTCGCCCTGGGCCACTTGCGTGGCGCGATCAACATCGGACTCGAAGGCCGTTACGCCGAATTCGCCGGATCGGTGCTGCCGTCCGACGTCGACATCGTCCTGTTCACCGAACCCGGCCAGGAGCTCGAAGGCAAGAACCGGCTTGCCCGGATCGGGTTCGACCGGGTGATCGGCTACGTGGCTGACCCGTTCGAGGTGATGCTCTCGCACCAGGACGACGTTCAGGTGGCCTCTCGATTGACCGCGAAGACGTTCGACCAACGGGCATCTGAGCTCACCGACCTGCAGATCGTGGACGTCCGCAACCCGGGCGAGGTCGAGGCAGGCACGATCCCGAACGCGATCCCGATCCCGGTGGGCCAGTTGCCTACTCGGCTGGACGAGCTCGACGCCACCAAGCCGACCGTCGTCTACTGCGCAGGAGGCTACCGGTCGTCGGTCGCGGCGAGCCTGCTGCGGCACAACGGCTTCACCGACGTCAGCGACATCCTGGGAGGTTTCGGCGCCTGGGACGAATCCCACCAGAACGCCTGA
- a CDS encoding rhodanese-like domain-containing protein, producing MTAPTTIDSQDLSERLTSAAPPRVLDVRTPGEFETAHIAGAYNVPLDLLREHRDEIIRHLDEDVVLVCRSGQRAAQAEETLRTAGLDNVHILDGGITAWEAKGFAVNRGAQRWDLERQVRLVAGSLVLTSILGSIAAPKLKWLAGGVGGGLAFAALSNTCAMGMLLSKLPYNRGATCDAQTVVAQLVGSPDQKVG from the coding sequence ATGACCGCTCCCACCACCATCGATTCGCAAGACCTCAGCGAACGCCTCACTTCGGCTGCGCCGCCGCGGGTTCTCGATGTCCGAACCCCGGGCGAGTTCGAGACCGCGCACATCGCAGGCGCCTACAACGTTCCGCTGGACCTGCTGCGCGAACACCGCGACGAGATCATCAGGCACCTCGACGAAGATGTCGTGCTGGTATGCCGCTCGGGTCAACGCGCCGCACAGGCCGAGGAGACCCTGCGCACAGCGGGCCTCGACAATGTGCACATCCTCGACGGCGGCATCACCGCCTGGGAAGCAAAGGGTTTCGCGGTCAACCGCGGCGCGCAGCGCTGGGACCTCGAGCGCCAGGTGCGCCTTGTCGCCGGCTCTCTCGTGCTGACAAGCATCCTCGGCAGCATTGCCGCCCCCAAGCTCAAGTGGCTGGCCGGCGGCGTCGGCGGCGGGCTCGCCTTCGCGGCGTTGTCCAACACCTGCGCCATGGGCATGCTGCTGTCGAAGCTGCCCTACAACCGTGGAGCCACTTGTGACGCCCAGACCGTCGTGGCGCAGCTCGTCGGGTCACCAGACCAGAAGGTCGGGTAG
- a CDS encoding sulfite exporter TauE/SafE family protein yields the protein MIAVTVALAVFVGIALGLLGGGGSILTVPLLAYVAGMDAKQAIATSLLVVGVTSAVGAVSHARAGRVQWRTGLIFGAAGMAGAYLGGVLARFIPGSVLLIGFALMMIATAVAMLRGRKNIAESDAPRRIPVVKVVAEGLGVGLVTGLVGAGGGFLVVPALALLGGLPMPVAVGTSLVVIAMKSFAGLGGYLSSVQIDWTAALMVTAAAVVGALVGARLTARVNPDALRKAFGWFVLAMSSVILAQEIHLAVGVGAAVSTAVAGALYLACTRQDFCPLRRLAGGSRIGLATG from the coding sequence ATGATTGCCGTGACGGTTGCGCTCGCGGTCTTCGTCGGCATCGCACTGGGTCTGCTCGGCGGTGGCGGCTCGATCCTGACCGTCCCCCTGCTCGCCTACGTCGCGGGCATGGACGCCAAACAGGCCATCGCAACGTCGTTGTTGGTGGTCGGCGTCACCAGTGCGGTCGGCGCCGTCTCGCACGCACGCGCCGGCCGCGTCCAGTGGCGAACGGGCCTGATATTCGGCGCCGCGGGCATGGCCGGCGCCTACCTGGGCGGGGTCCTGGCCCGCTTCATTCCGGGCTCAGTACTACTCATCGGGTTCGCGCTGATGATGATCGCCACCGCGGTAGCCATGCTTCGTGGGCGGAAGAACATTGCGGAATCCGATGCCCCGCGTCGCATTCCAGTCGTCAAGGTCGTTGCCGAAGGCCTCGGCGTTGGGTTGGTGACGGGGCTCGTCGGCGCCGGCGGCGGGTTCCTTGTCGTGCCGGCCCTGGCGCTCCTCGGAGGATTGCCGATGCCGGTGGCCGTGGGCACCTCGTTGGTTGTGATCGCGATGAAGTCTTTCGCAGGACTGGGTGGCTACCTGTCGAGCGTTCAGATCGACTGGACTGCGGCGCTGATGGTCACCGCCGCGGCAGTGGTCGGTGCGCTGGTCGGCGCACGACTGACGGCAAGGGTCAACCCCGATGCATTACGTAAGGCGTTCGGCTGGTTCGTCCTGGCGATGTCCTCGGTCATCCTGGCCCAAGAAATCCACCTCGCCGTGGGTGTCGGCGCTGCGGTATCTACGGCCGTCGCCGGTGCGCTCTACCTCGCATGCACCCGACAGGATTTCTGTCCACTGCGCCGACTCGCCGGCGGGAGCCGAATAGGGCTGGCGACAGGCTGA
- a CDS encoding metal-sensitive transcriptional regulator: protein MVGDQDSIAAVLNRLRRAQGQLAGVIAMIEDGRECKDVVTQLAAVSKALDRAGFKIVATGLRECVTGATADGDPPMSEAELEKLFLALA, encoded by the coding sequence ATGGTGGGTGATCAAGACAGCATCGCCGCAGTGCTTAACAGGCTCCGGCGCGCCCAAGGGCAACTGGCCGGGGTGATCGCGATGATCGAGGACGGCCGCGAATGCAAAGACGTGGTGACGCAGCTGGCCGCGGTGTCCAAGGCCCTCGACCGTGCAGGCTTCAAAATCGTTGCCACCGGCCTACGTGAATGCGTCACGGGGGCTACCGCCGATGGCGACCCGCCGATGAGTGAGGCAGAACTCGAGAAGCTCTTCCTGGCTCTAGCCTGA
- a CDS encoding glutamine synthetase III translates to MSGNAVRLQAINNVEAYVPPAISFVPGEEPGAIFGSNVFTMAEMRLRLPKSVYKSVVATIEKGAKLDPAVADSVASAMKDWALSKGATHYAHVFYPMTGLTAEKHDSFLEPVSDGQTLAEFAGKTLIQGEPDASSFPSGGLRSTFEARGYTGWDVTSPAYILENPNGNTLCIPTVFVSMTGEALDFKTPLLRSQQAMGAHAERILKLFGHDNVAKIVAFCGPEQEYFLVDRHFFLARPDLVNAGRTLFGAKPPKGQELDDHYFGAVPERVLGFMMDTERELFKLGIPAKTRHNEVAPGQFEIAPMFERGNVASDHQQLLMTVFKTIAKKHGMECLFHEKPFAGVNGSGKHVNFSLGNADLGSLLVPGDTPHENAQFLVFCAAVIRAVHKYAGLLRVSVASATNDHRLGANEAPPAIISIFLGDQLADVFEQIAKGAATSSKGKGSMIIGCDTLPVLPTDAGDRNRTSPFAFTGNRFEFRAPGSSQTVAVPMIMLNTIMAEALDYMATILEKAVEGGEDFDEAVQKLLTDIITEHGAVVFNGDGYSENWQIEAAERGLPNLKTTLDALPELIKPESIELFEKYAVFNERELHSRYEVRLEMYALTIGVEAKLALELGSTVILPAAVRYQTELAQNVAALKAAGVEPDLTLLQDVSTPISELTAALAALKAGLAEHGGDSAAEEAAHAQSLLPKMDAVRAAADTLESIVADDLWPLPTYQEMLYIL, encoded by the coding sequence GTGAGCGGAAATGCAGTGCGTCTGCAGGCGATCAACAATGTCGAGGCGTACGTGCCTCCAGCGATCAGCTTCGTGCCCGGCGAAGAACCGGGTGCGATCTTCGGCTCGAACGTCTTCACCATGGCCGAGATGCGGCTGCGGTTGCCCAAGTCGGTGTACAAATCCGTCGTCGCCACCATCGAGAAGGGCGCGAAGCTGGATCCTGCGGTCGCGGACTCGGTCGCGTCGGCGATGAAGGACTGGGCGCTGTCGAAGGGTGCCACGCACTACGCCCACGTCTTCTACCCGATGACCGGGCTGACGGCTGAGAAGCACGACAGCTTCCTCGAGCCGGTCTCCGATGGCCAGACGCTTGCGGAGTTCGCGGGTAAGACGCTGATCCAGGGGGAGCCGGATGCTTCCAGCTTTCCGTCCGGCGGCCTGCGCAGCACGTTCGAGGCCCGCGGCTACACGGGTTGGGACGTCACCAGCCCGGCGTACATCCTGGAGAACCCGAACGGCAACACACTGTGTATCCCGACGGTGTTCGTGTCGATGACCGGCGAGGCGCTGGACTTCAAGACTCCGCTGCTGCGCAGCCAGCAGGCGATGGGTGCCCACGCCGAGCGGATCCTGAAGCTGTTCGGCCACGACAACGTGGCGAAGATCGTCGCGTTCTGCGGCCCGGAGCAGGAGTACTTCCTGGTCGACAGGCACTTCTTCTTGGCGCGACCCGACCTGGTCAACGCGGGCCGCACGTTGTTCGGTGCGAAGCCACCGAAGGGCCAGGAGTTAGACGACCACTACTTCGGTGCGGTACCGGAGCGGGTGCTGGGCTTCATGATGGATACCGAGCGCGAACTGTTCAAGCTCGGCATCCCGGCCAAGACCCGGCACAACGAGGTTGCGCCAGGACAATTCGAGATCGCCCCGATGTTCGAGCGCGGCAACGTCGCCTCGGATCACCAGCAGCTGTTGATGACCGTCTTCAAGACGATCGCCAAGAAGCACGGCATGGAGTGCTTGTTCCATGAGAAGCCGTTCGCCGGCGTCAACGGGTCGGGCAAGCACGTGAACTTCTCGCTGGGCAATGCGGACCTGGGATCGCTGCTCGTGCCTGGCGATACCCCGCACGAGAACGCACAGTTCCTGGTGTTCTGTGCCGCGGTGATCCGCGCTGTCCACAAATACGCGGGCCTGCTTCGGGTTTCGGTGGCGTCGGCCACCAACGACCACCGTCTCGGCGCCAACGAGGCACCGCCGGCCATCATCTCGATCTTCCTGGGCGATCAGCTGGCCGACGTGTTCGAGCAGATCGCCAAGGGCGCGGCGACGTCGTCAAAGGGCAAGGGCAGCATGATCATCGGCTGCGACACACTGCCGGTGTTGCCGACCGATGCGGGTGACCGAAACCGCACCAGCCCGTTTGCCTTCACCGGAAACCGGTTCGAGTTCCGCGCGCCGGGATCGAGTCAGACGGTGGCGGTGCCGATGATCATGCTCAACACGATCATGGCCGAGGCGCTCGACTATATGGCGACGATCCTGGAGAAGGCCGTCGAGGGCGGCGAGGACTTCGACGAGGCCGTCCAGAAGCTGCTGACCGACATCATCACCGAGCACGGTGCGGTGGTGTTCAACGGTGACGGTTATTCGGAGAACTGGCAGATCGAGGCCGCCGAACGGGGCCTGCCGAACCTGAAGACCACGCTGGATGCACTGCCCGAGCTGATCAAGCCCGAATCCATCGAGCTGTTCGAGAAGTACGCCGTGTTCAACGAGCGCGAGCTGCACAGCCGCTACGAGGTCCGCCTCGAGATGTACGCACTGACCATCGGTGTGGAGGCCAAACTCGCGCTGGAACTCGGGTCGACGGTCATTCTGCCTGCGGCCGTCCGTTACCAAACCGAGCTGGCGCAGAACGTCGCCGCGCTCAAGGCTGCTGGTGTCGAGCCGGACTTGACCCTGCTTCAGGACGTCAGCACGCCGATCTCGGAGCTGACGGCGGCGCTGGCGGCGCTGAAGGCGGGACTGGCCGAACACGGTGGAGACTCCGCCGCCGAGGAAGCCGCCCACGCGCAGAGCCTGTTACCGAAGATGGACGCGGTTCGTGCCGCCGCCGACACGCTGGAAAGCATTGTGGCCGACGATCTCTGGCCGCTGCCGACCTACCAGGAGATGCTCTACATCCTGTGA
- a CDS encoding helix-turn-helix domain-containing protein — protein MVRSRRTKIAAEEKTRLVLAVLAGEMTCAEAARRCGVASTQVTKWKHQFLEAGAQRLQEVPSGAAHGAGSPEQRRLRMENEQLKLALAEATVQLRIWQRGAALADQVPSRTSKP, from the coding sequence ATGGTCAGATCGCGACGAACAAAGATTGCTGCCGAGGAGAAGACCCGGTTGGTGCTGGCTGTTCTAGCCGGTGAGATGACCTGTGCTGAGGCGGCCCGGCGGTGTGGGGTGGCCTCGACTCAGGTGACGAAGTGGAAGCATCAGTTCCTTGAGGCTGGGGCCCAACGCTTGCAGGAGGTGCCCAGCGGCGCCGCGCATGGCGCGGGTAGCCCTGAGCAGCGTCGGCTGCGGATGGAAAACGAGCAGCTCAAACTCGCGCTGGCCGAAGCCACGGTGCAGCTGCGGATCTGGCAGCGCGGTGCAGCTTTGGCCGATCAGGTCCCTTCCAGGACCTCGAAACCCTAA
- a CDS encoding integrase core domain-containing protein yields MERFFETLKYEHLFRGYIGDGDALDMETHRFRIIYNTIRPHQALADRTPKQAYLDSKTLPPS; encoded by the coding sequence ATCGAGCGATTCTTCGAAACCCTGAAATACGAGCATCTCTTCCGCGGCTACATCGGCGACGGCGACGCACTCGACATGGAAACCCATCGATTCCGCATCATCTACAACACCATCCGACCACACCAAGCCCTGGCCGACCGCACCCCAAAACAGGCCTACCTCGACAGCAAAACCCTGCCACCTTCTTGA